From one Henriciella marina DSM 19595 genomic stretch:
- the tnpA gene encoding IS66-like element accessory protein TnpA, producing the protein MAKPKTLKQTELKAFWRAHHDAWMRSTLNQREYCEAHGLPLKRFGNWRARFKTEKTRVSGRVLYRRGGQLSHMTGHMTDKDIPPPSKYLPSRSDAPNGRRQFSPEDKRRIVAETEKPGATVSGVARRYNIAQRVLFRWKNELSPPEDSPTFLCVEVEDGASGEVASAVAPSPIIIERGAPGIEVELVGGRRIRFDKDVDPDRVRQLVSLLEADLS; encoded by the coding sequence ATGGCGAAACCGAAGACACTCAAGCAGACAGAGCTCAAAGCGTTCTGGCGCGCACATCACGATGCCTGGATGCGCAGCACGCTGAATCAGCGTGAATATTGCGAAGCGCATGGGTTGCCGTTGAAGCGGTTTGGCAACTGGCGCGCCCGGTTCAAGACTGAGAAGACTCGCGTCAGCGGAAGGGTACTCTACCGGCGCGGCGGGCAGCTTAGTCATATGACTGGTCATATGACGGATAAGGACATTCCGCCGCCTTCGAAATATCTGCCCTCGCGCTCTGATGCACCAAATGGCAGGCGCCAGTTCAGTCCTGAAGACAAGCGCCGCATCGTGGCCGAGACGGAAAAGCCCGGCGCGACAGTCAGCGGTGTGGCGCGGCGGTACAATATCGCTCAGCGCGTGCTGTTCCGCTGGAAAAATGAGCTATCTCCGCCAGAGGACAGTCCCACATTCCTTTGTGTTGAAGTAGAGGATGGCGCGAGTGGAGAGGTCGCGTCAGCGGTTGCCCCATCGCCGATAATCATCGAACGCGGAGCGCCTGGCATAGAGGTGGAACTGGTTGGGGGGCGTCGGATCCGGTTCGACAAGGATGTCGATCCTGACCGTGTCCGACAGCTTGTCAGCCTGCTTGAGGCAGACCTCTCATGA
- the tnpB gene encoding IS66 family insertion sequence element accessory protein TnpB (TnpB, as the term is used for proteins encoded by IS66 family insertion elements, is considered an accessory protein, since TnpC, encoded by a neighboring gene, is a DDE family transposase.): MMLATSGLKVHLAVGITDMRKGIDGLAMLVQGVLAQDPFSGHLFAFRGRKANLIKILYWDGTGLCLFSKRLEKGGFLWPMQTEQGAVVKLSARQLSVLLEGIDWRSPDERWRPDRAG; encoded by the coding sequence ATGATGCTGGCGACATCAGGTCTGAAGGTGCACCTCGCCGTGGGGATCACCGACATGCGAAAGGGAATAGATGGACTCGCCATGCTGGTTCAGGGCGTGCTGGCGCAGGATCCGTTCTCGGGCCATCTGTTCGCGTTCCGCGGTCGCAAGGCGAACCTGATCAAGATCCTCTACTGGGATGGGACCGGGCTCTGCCTCTTCTCGAAACGCCTGGAGAAAGGCGGTTTCCTGTGGCCGATGCAGACCGAGCAGGGTGCTGTGGTGAAGCTCAGCGCTCGGCAGCTCTCGGTCCTGCTTGAAGGGATCGACTGGCGATCACCAGATGAGCGCTGGCGTCCTGATCGGGCGGGCTGA
- a CDS encoding EpsG family protein yields MLVIVALTVVIGFRFNVGGDWHSYLRYLSSSYEMTYSDLGGMEDPGYWALNILATQLGFGITGVNTFGAFLFSIGLVLLCRSLSRPWLALACAMPYLVTVVSMGYTRQAIALGLVMIGLVMLGRQKFAIFALWVLAGALFHKSAVVLIPIALLTASKNRFLTLSLVAAATALGYFTLLEDSATRLVATYVDKNIESEGAFIRLAMNAVPAILFLIYRKRFALSPAEKKLWLIFSLMAISMFFAFFATNLSTALDRMALYIIPLQLVVFAQLPEAIGTSDLRNRQYIVALILFYYATILFVWLNFANHSTYWVPYQIRIG; encoded by the coding sequence ATGCTCGTGATTGTGGCGCTGACCGTCGTCATCGGGTTTCGCTTCAATGTTGGCGGTGACTGGCACAGCTATCTCCGATATCTATCCAGCTCCTATGAAATGACATATTCGGACCTCGGTGGCATGGAGGATCCGGGGTACTGGGCGCTCAATATTTTGGCGACGCAACTGGGCTTCGGCATCACAGGCGTTAACACTTTCGGTGCCTTCCTCTTCTCCATCGGCCTTGTCCTGCTCTGTCGAAGTCTATCCCGTCCATGGCTGGCGCTAGCCTGTGCTATGCCTTACCTCGTCACCGTGGTTTCCATGGGTTATACGCGGCAAGCGATCGCATTAGGATTGGTGATGATCGGTCTGGTTATGCTTGGCCGACAAAAGTTCGCGATTTTTGCGCTTTGGGTGTTAGCCGGGGCGCTATTTCATAAATCTGCGGTCGTGCTGATCCCAATAGCGCTTTTGACGGCGTCGAAAAACCGGTTTCTGACTTTGTCGCTTGTCGCTGCTGCGACGGCGCTGGGCTATTTCACTTTGCTGGAGGACAGCGCCACGCGTTTGGTCGCAACCTATGTGGACAAGAATATCGAGTCTGAGGGTGCTTTCATCCGTCTTGCAATGAACGCTGTTCCAGCCATTCTATTTTTGATCTATCGCAAGCGTTTCGCGCTCTCGCCAGCTGAAAAAAAACTTTGGCTAATCTTCTCACTTATGGCGATTTCTATGTTCTTTGCGTTTTTCGCAACAAATTTGAGCACCGCGCTCGACCGCATGGCGCTCTACATAATTCCTTTGCAACTAGTTGTATTCGCGCAACTTCCAGAAGCTATAGGCACCTCCGATCTGCGTAATAGACAATATATCGTCGCCTTGATACTTTTTTACTATGCCACAATCCTATTCGTCTGGCTCAATTTTGCAAATCATTCAACTTATTGGGTCCCATATCAAATCCGGATCGGTTAG
- the tnpC gene encoding IS66 family transposase, whose product MELDLTALPEDVDVLHRMIRDMAAARESERTETRAEIERLRQMVKTLQRSQFGRRAEGLDPGQLQLSLEDLDGDVARLEAAAPDLRVDADGRPSRTRAFSLPDHLLREDVSIETETSVCPCCGGALHFIGETVSEMLDHVPARLRVLRIKRPRYGCRGCGTIHQAPTPERPIAKGLATPGLLAHVIVSKYCDHLPLYRQSQIFARQGVKLNRSTLANWVGGASWWLEALHERLASHVFSSKMLFADDTPLPVLDPGRGRTRTGRLWVYARDDRPWNGPGPPAAVYIYSPDRRAERPQAHLKDFSGVLQVDGYAGFERLTTGGDITLAACWAHARRKFYEVHQATGSPIAAEALRRIAELYAIDASIRGQSAEKRRIARTRKSRPLVKAMKVWLETELQRIPPRSGLGDAIRYALTRWDQLSLFLEDGRIELDTNTVERAIRPVALGRKKHLFAGSEGGAQRWAVIASLLTTAKLNDVEPHAYLSDVLERLSQGHPMSRIDDLLPWNWAASRADV is encoded by the coding sequence ATGGAGCTTGATCTCACCGCCCTGCCTGAAGACGTGGATGTGTTGCATCGCATGATCCGCGACATGGCTGCAGCGCGTGAAAGCGAACGCACCGAAACACGAGCAGAGATCGAGCGGCTGCGCCAGATGGTGAAGACGCTGCAGCGCAGCCAGTTCGGCCGCCGGGCTGAAGGGCTCGACCCCGGCCAGCTCCAGCTCAGTCTTGAGGACCTGGATGGCGATGTCGCCCGCTTGGAAGCTGCCGCACCTGATCTCCGTGTCGATGCGGATGGTCGTCCATCCCGCACCCGCGCGTTTAGTCTGCCGGATCACCTGCTACGCGAGGATGTCTCGATCGAGACCGAAACCAGCGTTTGCCCATGCTGCGGCGGTGCGCTGCACTTCATCGGCGAGACGGTCAGCGAGATGCTGGATCATGTCCCGGCGCGGCTGCGGGTCCTGCGGATCAAGCGGCCGCGTTATGGTTGCCGGGGCTGCGGAACGATCCACCAGGCGCCCACCCCAGAACGCCCGATCGCAAAGGGGCTGGCCACGCCAGGCCTGCTCGCGCATGTCATCGTCAGCAAGTATTGTGATCACCTGCCGCTCTATCGCCAGTCGCAGATCTTTGCCCGCCAGGGTGTGAAGCTGAACCGATCAACGCTTGCCAACTGGGTGGGCGGGGCCAGCTGGTGGCTGGAAGCGCTGCATGAGCGGCTCGCAAGCCATGTCTTCAGCTCGAAGATGCTGTTCGCGGACGACACGCCGCTGCCCGTGCTCGATCCTGGCCGGGGGCGCACACGCACCGGCCGGCTCTGGGTCTATGCCCGCGATGATCGTCCATGGAATGGGCCGGGGCCGCCGGCTGCGGTCTACATCTACAGCCCGGATCGGCGCGCCGAACGCCCGCAAGCCCATCTGAAAGACTTCAGCGGTGTGCTGCAGGTCGATGGCTATGCCGGGTTCGAGCGGCTGACCACGGGTGGCGATATTACGCTGGCCGCCTGCTGGGCGCATGCGCGGCGCAAGTTCTACGAGGTCCACCAGGCGACGGGCTCACCGATCGCGGCTGAAGCGCTGCGGCGGATTGCAGAGCTCTATGCTATCGATGCCTCGATCCGCGGCCAGAGTGCGGAGAAGCGCCGGATCGCGCGGACCCGCAAGTCCCGCCCGTTGGTCAAGGCCATGAAGGTCTGGCTGGAAACCGAGCTCCAGCGCATCCCGCCGCGCAGCGGGCTCGGCGATGCAATCCGCTATGCGCTGACCCGCTGGGACCAGCTCAGTCTGTTCCTTGAGGATGGTCGGATCGAACTTGACACCAACACCGTCGAGCGCGCTATCCGCCCGGTCGCGCTGGGACGCAAGAAGCACCTGTTCGCCGGCTCGGAAGGCGGCGCTCAGAGATGGGCCGTCATCGCGTCACTCCTGACGACGGCAAAGCTCAATGACGTCGAGCCGCATGCCTATCTGAGCGATGTCCTCGAACGGCTTAGCCAAGGCCATCCGATGAGCCGGATCGATGATCTGCTGCCTTGGAACTGGGCCGCTTCCCGAGCTGACGTGTGA